Below is a genomic region from Pseudomonas frederiksbergensis.
TTTTTCCACAGGGGTATTCATTTGAAACCGACAAACTGCCAATAGAAGCCGGTTATTTGACCACCCCAGAGCAAGGCAATCCAGCCGGCAATTGCCAGATACGGTCCGAAAGGGATCGGCGTCGAGGTTTTGGCCTCTTTCAGACGCAGTAAAATCACCCCCGCCACGGCGCCCACCAGCGATGAAAGCAGGACCGTCAGCGGCAGAATCTGCCAACCGCCCCAGGCACCGAGCAGCGCCAGGAGCTTGAAGTCGCCGTGACCGATGCCTTCCTTGCCGGTCATCAGTTTGAACAGCCAATACACCGAGTACAGCAGCAGATAGCCAGTCACCGCACCCCACATCGCCGCCTGCAAAGGCACGAAAAGCCCGAAGCTGTTGACGATCAGGCCCAGCCATAACAACGGCAACACCAGCACATCAGGCAGCAGTTGGTGGTCGGCGTCGATCAGGCACATTGCCAGCAGCCCCCAACTCAAGACCAGCACCCACGCTGCTGTCCAACCGAAGCCGAAGTGCCAGGCGACAAACGCCGACAGTACGCCGCAGGCCAGTTCGGTCAAGGGGTAGCGGACGCTGATCGGCGCTTTGCAATTTGAGCATCGGCCGCGCAGTGCCAGGTAACTGAGCAGTGGAATGTTTTCCCAGGCGCGGATTCGATGGGCGCACTGCGGGCAGTGTGAATGCGGCAGCATCAGGTTGTAGGTCGGGACCGCTGCTTCGGGCGGTAAACCCAGTACATCCAGGGCTTGTTGCCGCCAGTCGCACTCAAGCATTTTTGGCAGGCGCCAGACCACCACGTTGAGAAAGCTACCGATCACCAGCCCGAGCACTAGCGCGGCGACAACAAACGCCAGTGGATAAGCGGCCATAAATTCACTCAAGGGCATGTTCAAATCGCTGAGCCGAGTTGGAAAATGGGCAGGTACATGGCAACCACCAGCCCGCCGACAATGATGCCGAGCACCACCATGATGAACGGTTCCATCAGGCTGGTCAGGTTGTCGACCATATTGTCGACTTCAGCTTCATAGTGGGTCGCAACCTTGTCGAGCATGTCGTCCAGTGCGCCGGACTCCTCGCCAATGGCGGCCATTTGAATCGCCATGTTGGGGAAAACCCCGCAGGTGCGCATCGCGAAGTTTAACTGCATGCCGGTGGAGACATCTTGTTTGATACGCAACACCGCCCGTTTGAACACGATATTGCCAGTGGCGCCAGCCACCGAATCCAGGGCTTCGACCAAGGGGACGCCAGCGGCGAAGGTGGTCGACAGTGTGCGGGCATAACGGGCCACCGCCGACTTGTAGAGCAGCGCTCCGACGATTGGAAGTTTCAGCAGTTGAGTGTCCAGCCAGTCACGGAAGGGTTGTGAGCGTTTTAGCGCGTGGCGAAAGCCCAGAAACCCGACGATCAGACCGCCCAGCAACAGCCACCACCACGCCTGCATGAACTCGGACAGACCGATCACCATCACGGTGAAGGCCGGGAGTTTTGCACCAAATCCGGAAAATACCGACTGAAACTGTGGGATCACTTTGACCAGCAGAATGCCGGTGACGATGACTGCGACAAAGACCACGGCCAGCGGATAGGTCATGGCTTTTTTGATTTTGGCCTTGAGGTTTTCGCTTTTTTCCTTGTAGGTCGCAACCCGCTCCAGCAGCGTGTCGAGAGCGCCGGCCTGTTCGCCAGCATCGACCAGGTTGCAGTAG
It encodes:
- a CDS encoding prepilin peptidase, which encodes MPLSEFMAAYPLAFVVAALVLGLVIGSFLNVVVWRLPKMLECDWRQQALDVLGLPPEAAVPTYNLMLPHSHCPQCAHRIRAWENIPLLSYLALRGRCSNCKAPISVRYPLTELACGVLSAFVAWHFGFGWTAAWVLVLSWGLLAMCLIDADHQLLPDVLVLPLLWLGLIVNSFGLFVPLQAAMWGAVTGYLLLYSVYWLFKLMTGKEGIGHGDFKLLALLGAWGGWQILPLTVLLSSLVGAVAGVILLRLKEAKTSTPIPFGPYLAIAGWIALLWGGQITGFYWQFVGFK
- a CDS encoding type II secretion system F family protein produces the protein MAIKAIKVSVYAWEGTDKKGSKITGELSGHNPALIKAQLRKQGINPGKVRKKTTSLFSVGKRIKALDIALFTRQMATMMKASVPLLQSFDIIGEGFDNPNMRKLVDEVKQEVAAGNSFATALRKKPQYFDELYCNLVDAGEQAGALDTLLERVATYKEKSENLKAKIKKAMTYPLAVVFVAVIVTGILLVKVIPQFQSVFSGFGAKLPAFTVMVIGLSEFMQAWWWLLLGGLIVGFLGFRHALKRSQPFRDWLDTQLLKLPIVGALLYKSAVARYARTLSTTFAAGVPLVEALDSVAGATGNIVFKRAVLRIKQDVSTGMQLNFAMRTCGVFPNMAIQMAAIGEESGALDDMLDKVATHYEAEVDNMVDNLTSLMEPFIMVVLGIIVGGLVVAMYLPIFQLGSAI